One genomic window of Bartonella sp. HY038 includes the following:
- a CDS encoding DUF2293 domain-containing protein produces MTTKRNETHSKILTELFPAIPFIDAEAIKEAVTAKYLRKFPPSIAIWLAAIAYIRHNYTDYDQLRDDGYDRDSALHFVRDSINETLTIWRSSRYLEDDEEQQLI; encoded by the coding sequence ATGACAACAAAAAGAAACGAAACGCATAGCAAAATTTTAACTGAGCTTTTCCCCGCGATTCCCTTTATTGATGCAGAGGCGATAAAAGAGGCCGTAACGGCTAAGTATTTGCGCAAATTTCCACCTTCAATCGCTATTTGGTTGGCTGCCATTGCCTATATCCGCCATAATTATACAGATTATGACCAATTGCGTGATGATGGTTATGATCGTGATAGTGCATTGCATTTTGTGCGCGATAGTATCAATGAAACTTTGACGATATGGCGTTCAAGCCGCTATTTAGAAGATGATGAAGAACAACAGCTTATCTAA